From Pseudofrankia saprophytica, a single genomic window includes:
- a CDS encoding NUDIX domain-containing protein: MIAIRRDLVRMPDGDVSQRDVVVHPGAVGVVALDDAERVVMVRQYRHPVRGPLWELPAGILDLPGEPASAAAARELAEEAALRAGQWAVLADVWSSPGMTDEAYRVFLARGLSEIPAAERYAGVHEEAEMSVARVPLDEAVTRVLEGDITNAMAVVGILAAARARDIGFAALRSPDASWPARPGNQG, from the coding sequence ATCATCGCGATCCGCCGCGACCTGGTGCGGATGCCCGACGGCGACGTCTCCCAGCGGGACGTCGTGGTCCACCCGGGCGCCGTCGGCGTCGTCGCGCTCGACGACGCCGAGCGGGTCGTGATGGTCCGCCAGTACCGGCACCCGGTGCGCGGCCCGCTGTGGGAGCTGCCCGCCGGGATTCTCGACCTGCCCGGCGAGCCCGCCTCGGCCGCCGCGGCGCGGGAGCTCGCCGAGGAGGCGGCGCTGCGGGCCGGGCAGTGGGCGGTGCTCGCCGACGTCTGGTCGTCGCCGGGCATGACCGACGAGGCCTACCGGGTGTTCCTCGCCAGGGGCCTGTCGGAGATCCCCGCCGCCGAGCGGTACGCCGGCGTGCACGAGGAGGCCGAGATGTCGGTCGCCCGGGTGCCGCTGGACGAGGCGGTGACCAGGGTGCTCGAGGGCGACATCACCAACGCGATGGCCGTCGTCGGGATCCTCGCGGCCGCGCGGGCCCGCGACATCGGCTTCGCCGCGCTGCGCTCGCCCGACGCCTCCTGGCCCGCCCGCCCCGGAAACCAGGGGTAA
- a CDS encoding tyrosine recombinase, protein MTYPADPGELAARYLHHLAGERGLARNSVLAYRRDLRRYHEYLTARGVCSLTDVDEATLGAFAAALRTGDDEHPPLAAASVARMLVAVRSLHRFAAREGDVAEDVSQPIRPPAPPRRLPKALTVDQVLAVLAAAAGGVITPDGDRQEAPGESAQARAAGAGDGPDDVIAIGDGGDPAETVRRLRSTALLELLYGTGARISEAVGLDVDDLDLDPVAAAVRLHGKGGRDRVVPLGRCAVAALSAYLVRGRPALVTPASGAAVFLSRRGGRLSRQSAWSALRAAAVTAGIEGVSPHVLRHSFATHLLDGGADVRVVQELLGHASVRTTQIYTLVTVDRLREVYAAAHPRALDDRGPRRDAASTAAAGTQPALPPQPDLHRLGASPGQLV, encoded by the coding sequence GTGACCTACCCGGCGGATCCGGGTGAGCTGGCCGCCCGCTACCTCCACCACCTGGCGGGAGAGCGCGGCCTCGCCCGCAACTCCGTGCTCGCCTACCGGCGGGACCTTCGTCGTTACCACGAGTACCTGACCGCCCGCGGTGTGTGCTCACTGACCGATGTCGACGAGGCGACGCTGGGCGCGTTCGCCGCGGCACTACGCACCGGGGACGACGAGCATCCGCCGCTGGCCGCGGCGTCGGTCGCCCGGATGCTCGTCGCCGTCCGTTCGCTGCACCGGTTCGCGGCGCGCGAGGGCGACGTCGCCGAGGATGTCTCGCAGCCGATCCGCCCGCCCGCCCCGCCACGGCGGCTGCCGAAGGCGCTCACCGTCGACCAGGTGCTGGCCGTGCTCGCCGCGGCGGCCGGCGGCGTCATCACCCCCGACGGCGACCGCCAGGAGGCCCCAGGGGAGTCCGCCCAGGCGCGCGCGGCCGGCGCCGGCGACGGGCCGGACGATGTGATCGCCATCGGCGACGGCGGCGATCCCGCGGAGACGGTGCGGCGGCTGCGCTCGACGGCGCTGCTGGAGCTGCTGTACGGGACCGGGGCGCGGATCTCGGAGGCCGTCGGTCTCGACGTCGACGACCTCGACCTGGATCCGGTGGCCGCCGCGGTGCGGCTGCACGGCAAGGGTGGCCGGGACAGGGTGGTGCCGCTTGGCCGGTGCGCGGTCGCGGCGCTGTCGGCGTACCTCGTCCGCGGCCGGCCCGCGCTGGTGACGCCGGCGTCCGGCGCGGCGGTGTTCCTGTCCCGGCGCGGCGGACGGCTGTCCCGGCAGAGCGCGTGGTCGGCGCTGCGGGCGGCGGCCGTGACCGCGGGGATCGAGGGGGTTTCGCCGCACGTGCTGCGGCACTCGTTCGCGACGCACCTGCTCGACGGCGGCGCGGACGTCCGGGTCGTGCAGGAGCTGCTCGGCCACGCCTCGGTGCGTACGACGCAGATCTACACGCTGGTGACGGTGGACCGGCTGCGGGAGGTGTACGCGGCGGCGCACCCGCGGGCGCTGGACGACCGTGGCCCGCGCCGTGACGCGGCCTCGACCGCCGCGGCGGGCACGCAGCCAGCGCTGCCGCCCCAGCCCGATCTCCACCGCCTCGGGGCCAGCCCGGGCCAGCTGGTCTGA
- a CDS encoding PKD domain-containing protein — protein sequence MTRSGRPPRPRRRPASGRTGRHLLVTASLVVCWLATGWLVTAGGAQGTPTPPSVTVPCGDVVWASCDTRATDGGYQYRYRGGQLIPVPIGGAGQGRAGCGATCPPDPAAVCDLLLAVGPSPDMTAQELTDYNQAVANCQTWLADPNGIPLATVRAQLADYLREQLLPKPRLTVQPSGHSIAGLATIVYTPVPPAFTFNVDQPVIATISAVPTYHWDFGDGGTGPNAPGRPYDSAISPRDHPDAYVTHEYRRPGTYQITLTVTWDGTFTVPGVAQAFPLDAVTLTATAPVTVEEAAGVLTGND from the coding sequence ATGACGCGCTCGGGGCGACCGCCTCGGCCACGCCGCCGGCCCGCCAGCGGGCGGACCGGCCGTCACCTGCTGGTGACGGCCTCCCTGGTGGTCTGCTGGCTGGCGACGGGCTGGCTGGTCACCGCGGGCGGCGCGCAGGGCACACCCACGCCACCATCGGTGACGGTCCCGTGCGGCGACGTGGTGTGGGCCAGCTGTGACACCCGGGCGACCGACGGCGGCTACCAGTACCGCTACCGCGGCGGCCAGCTCATCCCGGTCCCCATCGGGGGCGCGGGGCAGGGCCGCGCCGGTTGCGGGGCGACCTGCCCACCCGACCCAGCGGCGGTCTGTGACCTGCTGCTCGCCGTCGGCCCGAGCCCGGACATGACCGCGCAGGAGCTGACGGACTACAACCAGGCGGTCGCGAACTGCCAGACCTGGCTCGCCGACCCGAACGGCATCCCGCTCGCCACCGTGCGCGCCCAGCTCGCCGACTACCTGCGCGAACAGCTGCTGCCGAAGCCGCGCCTGACCGTCCAGCCGAGCGGGCACAGCATCGCCGGGCTCGCGACGATCGTCTACACCCCCGTCCCGCCGGCGTTCACCTTCAACGTCGACCAGCCGGTCATCGCGACGATCAGCGCGGTACCGACCTACCACTGGGACTTCGGCGACGGCGGGACCGGGCCGAACGCGCCGGGCCGGCCCTACGACTCGGCGATCTCGCCCCGTGACCATCCGGACGCCTACGTCACGCACGAGTACCGCCGCCCCGGCACCTACCAGATCACGCTGACGGTCACCTGGGACGGCACGTTCACCGTCCCAGGCGTGGCGCAGGCGTTCCCCCTGGACGCGGTGACGCTGACGGCCACAGCTCCAGTGACCGTCGAGGAGGCCGCGGGCGTCCTCACCGGCAACGACTGA
- a CDS encoding TlyA family RNA methyltransferase, whose protein sequence is MVRRMRLDGELVRRGLARSREQATEAIAAGRVLVAGRAATKAATIVDATTSIALTGGDDPGFASRGAHKLLGAFAAFGVPPLDEPARNPAGRPDTAAPPPAGPAVAPDRDETAHETSAAPGGPGEPTGPAGPRRPAAAPGPGPGSDRLPALRVAGRRAMDVGASTGGFTDVLLRAGAASVVAVDVGYGQLDWRLRTDPRVQVLDRTNARHLTVETIGAPVDLVVGDLSFISLRLVLPALVACAAGDADFVLLVKPQFEVGRERLGAGGVVRDVALHAEAVEGIAHAAGSLGLGVRGVVASPLPGPAGNVEYLLWLTAGAPALDPAELAEAIAAGPAGQAARAGAVVGGGPSR, encoded by the coding sequence GTGGTGCGCAGGATGCGACTGGATGGCGAGCTGGTCCGCCGCGGCCTCGCCCGCTCGCGGGAGCAGGCCACCGAGGCGATCGCCGCCGGGCGGGTGCTCGTCGCCGGGCGGGCCGCGACCAAGGCGGCGACCATCGTCGACGCGACCACCTCGATCGCCCTCACCGGCGGCGACGATCCGGGCTTCGCCTCGCGCGGCGCCCACAAGCTGCTGGGCGCCTTCGCCGCCTTCGGCGTCCCCCCGCTCGACGAGCCGGCCCGGAACCCGGCCGGCCGGCCGGACACGGCCGCGCCACCACCAGCCGGACCGGCGGTGGCGCCCGATCGGGACGAGACCGCACACGAGACCTCCGCGGCACCGGGCGGCCCAGGCGAGCCGACGGGGCCGGCGGGCCCGCGGAGGCCGGCCGCCGCCCCGGGCCCGGGCCCGGGGTCGGATCGACTGCCGGCGCTGCGCGTGGCCGGGCGGCGGGCGATGGACGTCGGCGCGTCTACCGGAGGGTTCACCGACGTGCTGCTGCGCGCCGGGGCGGCGTCGGTCGTCGCCGTGGACGTCGGCTACGGCCAGCTCGACTGGCGGCTGCGTACCGACCCGCGTGTCCAGGTGCTCGACCGGACCAACGCCCGGCACCTGACCGTCGAGACCATCGGCGCGCCGGTCGACCTGGTCGTCGGCGACCTGTCGTTCATCTCGCTGCGGCTGGTGCTGCCCGCGCTCGTCGCGTGCGCCGCGGGCGACGCCGACTTCGTCCTGCTCGTCAAGCCGCAGTTCGAGGTGGGCCGCGAGCGGCTCGGCGCCGGCGGGGTGGTCCGCGACGTCGCGCTGCACGCCGAGGCCGTCGAGGGGATCGCCCACGCGGCCGGCAGCCTTGGGCTCGGCGTGCGGGGGGTCGTCGCCAGCCCGCTGCCGGGGCCGGCCGGCAACGTCGAGTACCTGCTGTGGCTGACCGCGGGCGCGCCCGCGTTGGATCCGGCGGAGCTCGCCGAGGCGATCGCCGCCGGTCCGGCTGGCCAGGCCGCCAGGGCCGGGGCCGTGGTGGGCGGAGGGCCGTCGCGATGA
- the npdG gene encoding NADPH-dependent F420 reductase, which yields MSSSEDVQDVSSLSIGILGGSGPQGGGLAIRFAAAGHKVVIGSRSAERGEEAAAKLSAPGRTIEGTDNAGTAEQTDIVIVAVPWEGHGDLLASLRKELAGKIVIDCVNPLGFDKGGAYPLPVTEGSAAQQAAALLPDSTVVAAFHHVSAVLLADESIAEVDTDILVLGDDRTATDVVQALAERIPGMRGIYAGKLRNAGQVEAFTANLISMNRRYKAHAGIRITDVPHL from the coding sequence GTGAGCTCTTCCGAAGACGTGCAGGACGTCTCTTCGCTGTCCATCGGCATCCTTGGCGGTTCCGGGCCGCAGGGTGGCGGTCTGGCCATCCGGTTCGCCGCGGCCGGGCACAAGGTGGTCATCGGCTCGCGGTCCGCCGAGCGGGGCGAGGAGGCGGCAGCCAAACTGTCCGCGCCTGGCCGGACGATCGAGGGCACCGACAACGCCGGCACCGCCGAGCAGACGGACATCGTGATCGTCGCGGTGCCCTGGGAGGGCCACGGCGACCTGCTCGCGAGCCTGCGCAAGGAGCTCGCCGGCAAGATCGTGATCGACTGTGTGAACCCGCTCGGTTTCGACAAGGGCGGTGCCTACCCGCTGCCGGTCACCGAGGGCAGCGCCGCGCAGCAGGCCGCGGCACTGCTGCCCGACAGCACCGTCGTCGCGGCCTTCCACCACGTCTCCGCGGTGCTGCTGGCCGACGAGTCGATCGCCGAGGTCGACACCGACATCCTCGTGCTCGGCGACGACCGCACCGCCACCGACGTGGTCCAGGCGCTCGCCGAGCGGATCCCCGGCATGCGCGGCATCTATGCCGGCAAGCTGCGCAACGCGGGCCAGGTCGAGGCGTTCACCGCGAACCTCATCTCCATGAACCGCCGGTACAAGGCCCACGCCGGCATCCGCATCACCGACGTACCGCACCTCTAG
- a CDS encoding CTP synthase, which produces MAQVRSSKHIFVTGGVASSLGKGLTASSLGRLLKARGLRVTMQKLDPYLNVDPGTMDPFQHGEVFVTDDGAETDLDVGHYERFLDVDLDGSANVTTGQVYSAVIARERRGDYLGQTVQVVPHITDEIKDRIRRLATPDVDVVITEVGGTVGDIESLPYLEAIRQVRHEVGRDNALTVHVSLVPYLAPSGELKTKPTQHSVAALRSIGLQPDALVCRSDRPLPESLKRKIALMCDVDDEAVVGAPDASSIYMIPKVLHQEGLDAYVVRRLGLSFRDVDWTEWDTLLRRVNQPTHRITVAMVGKYIDLPDAYLSVTEALRAGGFAVDAGVDVRWVASDECSSPEVTAALLDGIDGMIIPGGFGVRGIEGKINALRHAREHGIPALGICLGLQCMVIEAARGLAGLDGANSTEFDAATPYPVISTMADQRDVVAGKRDMGGTMRLGLYPCKLAPGTIARREYGVAEVPERHRHRYEVNNDYRDRLDAAGLVFSGTSPDGRLVEVVELRPDVHPFYVGTQAHPEFRSRPTRAHPLFRGLASAAVAYADRRRGVLPVDLAARPDAPAAAPAPAGPGGRGDGAALVTS; this is translated from the coding sequence GTGGCGCAGGTACGCAGCAGCAAACACATCTTCGTCACCGGTGGGGTGGCGTCCAGCCTGGGCAAGGGGTTGACGGCCTCCAGCCTTGGGCGGCTGCTCAAGGCCCGGGGTCTGCGGGTGACCATGCAGAAGCTGGACCCGTACCTCAATGTCGACCCCGGCACGATGGACCCGTTCCAGCACGGTGAGGTCTTCGTCACCGACGACGGGGCCGAGACCGACCTGGACGTCGGTCACTACGAGCGTTTCCTCGACGTCGACCTCGACGGCAGCGCCAACGTCACGACCGGGCAGGTGTACTCGGCCGTCATCGCCCGCGAGCGGCGCGGCGACTACCTGGGCCAGACCGTGCAGGTCGTCCCGCACATCACCGACGAGATCAAGGACCGGATCCGCCGGCTCGCGACGCCGGACGTCGACGTCGTCATCACCGAGGTCGGCGGCACGGTCGGCGACATCGAGTCGCTGCCGTACCTGGAGGCGATCCGCCAGGTACGCCACGAGGTCGGCCGGGACAACGCGCTGACCGTCCACGTCAGCCTGGTGCCTTATCTGGCCCCGTCGGGCGAGCTGAAGACGAAGCCGACGCAGCACTCCGTCGCCGCGCTGCGCAGCATCGGCCTGCAGCCGGACGCGCTGGTCTGCCGGTCCGACCGGCCGCTGCCGGAGTCGCTGAAGCGGAAGATCGCGCTGATGTGCGACGTCGACGACGAGGCCGTCGTGGGGGCGCCGGACGCGTCGTCGATCTACATGATCCCGAAGGTGCTGCACCAGGAGGGCCTGGACGCGTACGTCGTGCGCCGGCTCGGCCTGTCGTTCCGGGACGTCGACTGGACCGAGTGGGACACCCTGCTGCGCCGGGTGAACCAGCCCACCCACCGGATCACGGTCGCGATGGTCGGCAAGTACATCGACCTGCCGGACGCCTACCTGTCGGTCACCGAGGCGCTGCGCGCGGGCGGGTTCGCGGTGGACGCCGGGGTCGACGTCCGCTGGGTCGCCTCCGACGAGTGCTCGTCACCGGAGGTCACCGCCGCGCTGCTCGACGGCATCGACGGGATGATCATTCCGGGCGGGTTCGGTGTCCGCGGCATCGAAGGGAAGATCAACGCGCTGCGGCACGCCCGCGAGCACGGCATCCCGGCGCTGGGGATCTGCCTGGGCCTGCAGTGCATGGTGATCGAGGCGGCTCGCGGCCTCGCCGGCCTGGACGGGGCGAACTCCACCGAGTTCGATGCCGCCACGCCGTACCCCGTGATCTCCACCATGGCCGACCAGCGCGACGTCGTCGCCGGCAAGCGCGACATGGGCGGCACGATGCGGCTCGGTCTCTACCCGTGCAAGCTCGCGCCCGGCACCATCGCGCGCCGGGAGTACGGCGTCGCCGAGGTCCCCGAGCGGCACCGTCACCGGTACGAGGTCAACAACGACTACCGGGACCGGCTGGACGCCGCCGGGCTGGTGTTCTCCGGCACCTCACCGGACGGCCGGCTGGTCGAGGTCGTCGAGCTGCGCCCCGACGTGCACCCGTTCTACGTCGGTACCCAGGCGCATCCCGAGTTCCGCTCCCGGCCGACCAGGGCGCACCCGCTGTTCCGCGGGCTCGCCTCGGCCGCCGTCGCCTACGCCGACCGCCGCCGTGGCGTGCTGCCGGTGGACCTCGCCGCCAGGCCGGACGCCCCCGCCGCGGCTCCCGCTCCCGCCGGCCCCGGCGGCCGTGGCGACGGCGCCGCGCTGGTGACCTCGTGA
- a CDS encoding SCP2 sterol-binding domain-containing protein, protein MADRKQCETALHGLAARLDQLTARGGRPPRAPNRTLMCRLPDLGTSYVAELRGGCLRGIAEGAHASQITFTLSSDDLIAITEGRLSVTSAWTSGRLRVEASVRDLLRVRSLL, encoded by the coding sequence GTGGCGGACCGGAAGCAGTGCGAGACCGCGCTGCACGGGCTTGCCGCCCGTCTCGACCAGCTCACCGCCCGCGGCGGCCGTCCGCCGCGGGCGCCCAACCGGACGCTCATGTGCCGGCTGCCCGACCTCGGCACGTCCTACGTCGCCGAGCTGCGGGGCGGCTGCCTGCGCGGCATCGCCGAGGGTGCGCACGCCTCGCAGATCACCTTCACGCTGAGCAGCGACGACCTGATCGCCATCACCGAGGGCCGGCTCTCGGTGACCTCGGCCTGGACCAGCGGCCGGCTGCGGGTCGAGGCCAGCGTCCGCGACCTCCTGCGCGTCCGATCCCTGCTCTGA
- a CDS encoding NAD kinase: MSREILVLTHPRRDGMARRARWVLDRLSAAGIAPRMLADEAEILGLTEPSTVPRDESAAVGVELVLVLGGDGTLLRGAELAREADIPLLGVNLGHVGFLAEAEPDALETTVDAVIRKDYRVDERMTVDVTVRHRGEVVYSGWALNEMSLEKAERAKMLECVLGIDGRPLSRWGCDGVICSTPTGSTAYAFSVGGPVMWPGVDALLVAPISAHALFARPLVLSPTSTVAIEVLPPVPGVIYCDGRRSVEVAPHSRVEVVRGRRPVRLAVVHTRPFTDRLVAKFHLPVEGWRGRAARENGFLEPVDDFTLDD; this comes from the coding sequence ATGAGCAGGGAGATCCTCGTCCTCACCCACCCGCGACGCGACGGGATGGCCCGTCGCGCCCGCTGGGTGCTCGACCGACTCTCCGCCGCCGGGATCGCGCCCCGGATGCTCGCCGACGAGGCGGAGATCCTGGGCCTGACCGAGCCGAGCACGGTGCCCCGCGACGAGAGCGCGGCGGTCGGTGTCGAGCTCGTGCTCGTGCTCGGCGGCGACGGCACGCTGCTGCGCGGCGCCGAGCTCGCCCGGGAGGCCGACATCCCGCTGCTCGGCGTCAACCTCGGCCACGTCGGCTTCCTCGCGGAGGCTGAGCCCGACGCCCTCGAGACCACCGTCGACGCCGTCATCCGCAAGGACTACCGCGTCGACGAGCGGATGACGGTGGACGTCACCGTCCGCCACCGCGGCGAGGTCGTCTACTCCGGCTGGGCGCTCAACGAGATGTCCCTGGAGAAGGCCGAGCGGGCCAAGATGCTGGAGTGCGTGCTCGGCATCGACGGCCGGCCGCTGTCGCGCTGGGGCTGCGACGGGGTGATCTGTTCGACGCCGACCGGCTCCACCGCCTACGCGTTCTCGGTCGGCGGCCCGGTGATGTGGCCGGGCGTGGACGCGCTGCTGGTGGCCCCGATCAGTGCGCACGCGCTGTTCGCCCGGCCCTTGGTGCTCTCCCCGACGTCGACGGTGGCGATCGAGGTGCTGCCACCCGTGCCGGGAGTGATCTACTGCGACGGGCGCCGCTCGGTGGAGGTGGCGCCGCACTCCCGGGTCGAGGTCGTGCGGGGGCGCCGGCCGGTCCGGCTCGCGGTCGTGCACACCCGGCCGTTCACCGACCGGCTGGTGGCGAAGTTCCACCTGCCCGTCGAGGGCTGGCGCGGCCGAGCCGCCCGCGAGAATGGCTTCCTCGAGCCCGTCGACGACTTCACCCTCGACGACTGA
- a CDS encoding helical backbone metal receptor — protein sequence MTFAGETVLDDVGLTVAVPAAVERVVSLVPSLTESIAASAPGLLVGATNWCSHPGDLDVARVRGTKNPDLDAIVGLAPDLVVANAEENREPDLAALRAAGLAVWVTAPTTVPAALDSLDRLLRLGCGLARPSWLAEAVAVWREPRRAAADWPRRRAVIPIWRRPWMAVGRDTFTGDVLARLGVDNVLADHAERYPRITIADLPPHDLVVLPDEPYAFSPEDGPESFDAPAACVSGRHLTWYGPSLAEAPSVLRGQLDAAR from the coding sequence ATGACATTCGCGGGCGAGACGGTGCTGGACGACGTGGGCCTGACGGTGGCGGTGCCGGCGGCGGTCGAGCGGGTCGTTTCGCTGGTGCCGAGCCTCACCGAGTCGATCGCCGCGAGCGCCCCCGGGCTGCTGGTGGGCGCGACGAACTGGTGCTCGCACCCGGGCGATCTCGACGTCGCCCGGGTGCGTGGCACCAAGAACCCGGACCTCGACGCGATCGTCGGGCTCGCGCCCGACCTGGTCGTCGCCAACGCCGAGGAGAACCGCGAGCCGGACCTGGCCGCGCTGCGCGCCGCCGGGCTCGCCGTGTGGGTGACGGCCCCTACGACCGTCCCCGCGGCCCTGGACAGCCTCGACCGGCTCCTGCGGCTCGGCTGTGGGCTCGCGCGGCCCTCCTGGCTGGCGGAAGCCGTGGCGGTCTGGCGGGAGCCGCGGCGCGCGGCGGCCGACTGGCCTCGGCGACGGGCGGTCATCCCTATCTGGCGCCGGCCCTGGATGGCCGTCGGCCGCGACACCTTCACCGGCGACGTCCTCGCCAGGCTCGGTGTCGACAACGTCCTGGCGGACCACGCCGAGCGCTACCCGCGCATCACCATCGCCGACCTTCCGCCGCACGACCTGGTCGTGCTTCCCGACGAGCCGTACGCCTTCAGCCCCGAGGACGGCCCGGAGTCCTTCGACGCCCCCGCCGCGTGCGTCTCGGGCCGTCACCTCACCTGGTACGGCCCCTCCCTGGCGGAGGCGCCGTCCGTGCTGCGCGGCCAACTCGACGCTGCCCGCTGA
- the recN gene encoding DNA repair protein RecN, with amino-acid sequence MFEEIRLRGLGVIDDAVLDLAPGLTVVTGETGAGKTMIVQGLGLLTGGRADYGLIRPGYDRAFVEGRLTIPLDSSTAARVRDAGGELDEGGVLVIGRTLIADGRSRVQVGGRSAPASLLADLAEDLVAVHGQSEAQRLLKTSAQRAALDRFAGEAVAKPLARYGERYTRLAAVRAKLADITERSRERAAEAESLRSRLADVERVAPAPGEDAALDAELRRLEHAEALVRAAETAHSALVADPAAGDGSPGAVDLVSAARRAVTAESDLDPELAELGGRIREAAVLLADVAADLASYAAGIDADPARLATAQERRADLAALTRAHGTDVDGVLAWAEQAGRRLLELDGGADSAEALTAERDALLDELADLAGQASAARSRAAHEFGEKVAAELAGLAMPRARVVAVVSQRDDPNGLPMFGRKIAFGPGGVDDVELRLVPHPGAPARPVHKGASGGELSRVMLAIEVVLAADDAGVTMVFDEVDAGVGGRAAVEIGRRLAKLARTNQVICITHLPQVAAFADRHLVVSKSSDGSVTRSGVAALDDAGRVRELSRMLAGQEDSTLARGHAEELLAAAAADKATP; translated from the coding sequence GTGTTCGAGGAGATTCGGCTGCGTGGCCTCGGGGTCATCGACGACGCCGTCCTCGACCTCGCGCCGGGCCTCACGGTGGTCACCGGCGAGACCGGCGCCGGCAAGACGATGATCGTCCAGGGCCTTGGGCTGCTCACCGGCGGCCGGGCCGACTACGGCCTGATCCGGCCGGGCTATGACCGGGCCTTCGTCGAGGGTCGCCTGACCATCCCGCTGGACTCGTCCACGGCCGCGCGCGTGCGCGACGCGGGCGGCGAGCTGGACGAGGGCGGTGTCCTCGTCATCGGCCGGACGCTGATCGCCGACGGCCGTTCCCGCGTCCAGGTCGGCGGTCGGTCCGCCCCGGCGAGCCTGCTCGCGGACCTCGCCGAGGATCTCGTCGCGGTGCATGGCCAGTCCGAGGCGCAGCGGCTGCTCAAGACCTCCGCCCAGCGCGCCGCGCTCGACCGGTTCGCCGGCGAGGCGGTCGCGAAACCGCTCGCCCGCTATGGCGAGCGGTACACGCGCCTGGCCGCCGTGCGCGCGAAGCTCGCCGACATCACCGAGCGCTCGCGCGAGCGGGCCGCCGAGGCCGAGTCACTGCGCTCCCGGCTCGCCGACGTCGAGCGGGTCGCCCCGGCTCCCGGCGAGGACGCGGCGCTGGACGCCGAGCTGCGCCGCCTGGAGCACGCCGAGGCGCTTGTCCGCGCCGCCGAGACCGCACACTCGGCGCTCGTCGCCGACCCGGCCGCCGGCGACGGCTCGCCTGGCGCGGTCGACCTGGTCTCCGCGGCTCGTCGGGCCGTCACCGCCGAATCCGACCTCGACCCGGAGCTCGCCGAGCTCGGCGGCCGGATCCGCGAGGCCGCGGTGCTGCTCGCCGACGTCGCCGCCGACCTCGCCTCCTACGCCGCCGGCATCGACGCCGACCCGGCGCGCCTCGCCACCGCGCAGGAGCGCCGCGCCGACCTCGCCGCCCTCACCCGCGCGCACGGCACCGACGTCGACGGCGTGCTGGCCTGGGCCGAGCAGGCCGGCCGCCGGCTGCTGGAGCTCGACGGCGGCGCCGACTCGGCCGAGGCGCTCACCGCCGAGCGCGACGCCCTGCTCGACGAGCTCGCCGACCTCGCCGGCCAGGCGTCGGCCGCCCGTTCCCGAGCCGCGCACGAGTTCGGCGAGAAGGTCGCCGCCGAGCTCGCGGGCCTCGCCATGCCGCGTGCCCGCGTCGTGGCGGTCGTCTCCCAGCGCGACGACCCGAACGGGCTGCCGATGTTCGGCCGGAAGATCGCCTTCGGTCCCGGCGGCGTAGACGATGTCGAGCTGCGCCTGGTTCCGCATCCCGGCGCGCCCGCCCGGCCGGTGCACAAGGGCGCGTCGGGCGGTGAGCTGTCGCGGGTGATGCTCGCGATCGAGGTCGTGCTCGCGGCGGACGACGCCGGGGTGACGATGGTGTTCGACGAGGTGGACGCCGGCGTCGGCGGGCGGGCGGCGGTCGAGATCGGCCGTCGGCTCGCGAAACTCGCCCGGACCAACCAGGTCATCTGCATCACCCACCTGCCGCAGGTCGCCGCGTTCGCCGACCGGCACCTGGTGGTCAGCAAGTCGTCCGACGGCTCGGTGACCCGCAGCGGCGTCGCCGCCCTCGACGACGCCGGCCGGGTCCGCGAGCTGTCCCGCATGCTCGCCGGCCAGGAGGACTCGACCCTGGCCCGCGGCCACGCCGAGGAGCTCCTAGCCGCCGCCGCCGCGGACAAAGCCACCCCCTGA